In Tursiops truncatus isolate mTurTru1 chromosome X, mTurTru1.mat.Y, whole genome shotgun sequence, the following proteins share a genomic window:
- the TXLNG gene encoding gamma-taxilin, whose translation MATRVEEASRGRGGGAEEAVEAGRGGRRRSPRQKFVIGTMEEAGMCGLGVKTDMLHNSQSNDILQHQGSHCGGTSNKHSLEEDAHSDFITKGRSLVSPEYCTRESREEIPGREARTDPPDGQQDSECDRNKDKTLGKEVLLLMQALNTLSTPEEKLAALCKKYADLLEESRNVQKQMKILQKKQAQIVKEKVHLQSEHSKAILARSKLESLCRELQRHNKTLKEENMQQAREEEERRKEATAHFQITLNEIQAQLEQHDIHNAKLRQENVELGEKLKKLIEQYALREEHIDKVFKHKELQQQLVDAKLQQTTQLIKEADEKHQREREFLLKEATESRHKYEQMKQQEVQLKQQLSLYMDKFEEFQTTMAKSNELFTTFRQEMEKMTKKIKKLEKETIIWRTKWENNNKALLQMAEEKTVRDKEYKAFHIKLERLEKLCRALQTERNELSEKVEVLKEQVSGRAAGGGPAPPRAQPCAAPASAEEPSAAWQSTARVSPEAESLGAGPSIESVD comes from the exons TTTGTGATTGGCACAATGGAAGAAGCTGGAATGTGCGGGCTAGGGGTGAAAACGGATATGTTGCATAACTCTCAGTCCAATGATATTCTTCAGCATCAAGGCTCACACTGTGGTGGCACAAGTAACAAGCATTCCTTGGAAGAGGATGCACACAGTGACTTTATCACGAAGGGCAGGAGTTTGGTGAGCCCAGAGTACTGCACACGAGAGTCAAGGGAGGAAATTCCTGGGCGAGAGGCTCGAACAGATCCTCCTGATGGTCAGCAAGATTCAGAGTGCGACAGGAACAAAGACAAAACCTTAG gaaaagaaGTCTTATTATTGATGCAAGCCCTAAACACCCTTTCAACTCCAGAAGAAAAGCTGGCAGCTCTCTGTAAGAAATATGCCGATCTT CTGGAGGAGAGCAGGAACGTTCAGAAGCAAATGAAGATTCTGCAGAAGAAGCAAGCCCAGATCGTGAAAGAGAAAGTTCATTTGCAGAGTGAACACAGCAAGGCTATCTTGGCAAGAAGCAAACTCGAGTCTCTTTGCAGGGAACTTCAGCGTCACAATAAGACGTTAAAG gaagaaaatatgcAGCAGGCacgagaggaggaagaaagacgGAAAGAGGCCACTGCACACTTCCAAATCACTTTGAATGAAATCCAGGCACAGCTGGAGCAACACGACATACACAACGCCAAGCTCCGCCAGGAGAACGTCGAGCTGGGCGAAAAGCTGAAGAAGCTCATCGAGCAGTACGCACTGAGGGAGGAG CACATTGATAAAGTATTCAAACACAAGGAACTGCAGCAGCAGCTTGTGGACGCCAAACTGCAGCAGACGACACAGCTGATAAAAGAAGCTGATGAGAAGcatcaaagagagagagagttt TTATTAAAAGAAGCAACGGAATCAAGACACAAATATGAACAAATGAAACAACAAGAAGTACAACTAAAACAGCAG CTTTCTCTTTATATGGATAAGTTTGAAGAATTCCAGACTACCATGGCAAAAAGTAATGAACTGTTTACAACCTTCCGGCAGGAAATGGAAAAG atgacaaagaaaattaaaaaactggaaaaagaaacgATAATATGGCGGACCAAAtgggaaaacaataacaaagcacTTCTGCAAATGGCTGAAGAG AAAACTGTGCGAGATAAAGAGTACAAGGCCTTTCACATAAAACTGGAACGGCTGGAGAAGCTGTGCCGGGCCCTGCAGACGGAGAGGAACGAGCTCAGTGAGAAGGTCGAGGTGCTGAAGGAACAGGTCTCGGGgagggcggcgggcgggggcccAGCGCcgcccagggcccagccctgcGCTGCCCCGGCTTCTGCCGAGGAGCCCAGCGCCGCCTGGCAAAGCACTGCCCGTGTCAGCCCGGAGGCCGAGTCCCTGGGTGCCGGGCCCAGCATCGAGTCAGTTGACTGA